A single region of the Manihot esculenta cultivar AM560-2 chromosome 12, M.esculenta_v8, whole genome shotgun sequence genome encodes:
- the LOC110627739 gene encoding lipase-like PAD4 codes for MDNEDSSFESSEMLASFLTSTPLLSESWRLCDLANTMPSQGFVAEQTGSVGYLAFSGVQLVAGPDPTSARNLEPLVTSAIGLFSPLQHQIDGEEEEGQEPVMVHAGLLRVFLSVYSNPSFQNQMLKILEKSKSIVISGHGIGGTTAGLCALWLLSYLQSISSTISVLCITFGSPLLGNESLSRAILRQGWAGNFCHVVSKHDLVPRLLFAPLAPLTPQLHSLLQFWQLSMTSPHFALLAAKLPDESKAEIFHTVLASLNGLTQAEEGKKVNCGFWPFGNYFFCSEDGAICIDNATSIIKMMHLLLLSSSPSCSIEDHLKYGYYVRKLTLQVLTRTSFPPWELPESSYEAGVALALQSSGIACQDEHVAPPAKACLKLPRRTGRTPNLNCANLAIKLSKIAPYRAEIEWYKASCDQSDDQMGYYDSFKQRGASKRGSKVNMNRLKLARFWDNVINMLENNDLPRDFRRRAKWVNASQFYMLLVEPLDIAEYYRTGMHRKKGHYIRHGRERRYHIFERWWKERPIKEEEQKTRSKFASSTQDTCFWARVEEAKEWLDNVRDESDPRNQARLWSDLDNFARYASELVERKEVSKDVVAKNSSYCLWVRDYEELKSQFVGAPQFPSIMDREVVS; via the exons GACCGGAAGCGTGGGTTATCTGGCCTTTTCTGGTGTTCAGCTGGTGGCAGGGCCCGACCCAACCTCCGCCAGGAATTTGGAACCGCTTGTTACTTCTGCAATTGGTCTTTTCTCTCCTTTGCAACATCAAattgatggagaagaagaagaaggacagGAGCCCGTCATGGTTCACGCTGGGCTTTTGCGGGTCTTCTTATCTGTCTATAGCAACCCAAGTTTTCAAAACCAG ATGTTGAAAATATTGGAGAAAAGCAAGTCAATTGTGATATCAGGCCATGGCATAGGAGGAACAACTGCTGGACTCTGTGCTCTTTGGCTACTGTCTTACCTTCAATCAATCTCTTCTACCATCTCAGTGTTATGCATCACTTTTGGTTCTCCGTTGCTGGGTAATGAGTCTCTTTCCCGTGCCATTCTCCGCCAGGGATGGGCCGGCAACTTTTGCCATGTGGTGTCAAAACATGACTTGGTTCCAAGGCTACTCTTTGCTCCTCTTGCTCCCCTAACTCCTCAGCTACATTCCTTGCTTCAATTCTGGCAGCTATCGATGACTTCACCGCACTTTGCATTGCTTGCTGCCAAATTACCTGATGAAAGCAAAGCTGAAATCTTCCACACTGTATTAGCTTCCCTGAATGGTTTGACGCAAGCAGAAGAAGGGAAAAAGGTAAATTGCGGCTTTTGGCCATTTGGGAACTATTTCTTCTGTTCTGAAGATGGAGCTATTTGTATTGACAATGCAACATCTATTATCAAGATGATGCACTTGCTGTTGCTGAGCAGTTCGCCAAGCTGTAGCATTGAGGATCACCTTAAGTATGGATACTATGTTCGGAAActcactctgcaggttctgacgaGGACGAGTTTCCCACCTTGGGAGCTTCCTGAATCAAGCTATGAAGCCGGTGTTGCACTGGCTTTGCAGTCCTCAGGAATAGCTTGCCAG GATGAACATGTGGCTCCACCAGCCAAAGCTTGCCTGAAATTGCCAAGGCGAACAGGACGTACACCAAACCTCAACTGTGCTAATCTAGCAATTAAATTGTCTAAGATAGCACCTTATAGGGCAGAAATAGAATGGTACAAAGCATCCTGCGACCAGTCTGATGATCAAATGGGGTACTATGACTCTTTCAAGCAAAGAGGAGCCTCCAAAAGGGGCTCTAAAGTCAATATGAACAGGCTCAAGCTAGCTCGTTTTTGGGATAATGTAATTAACATGCTGGAAAACAATGACCTTCCTCGTGATTTTCGCAGGCGAGCAAAGTGGGTGAATGCATCTCAATTCTATATGCTCCTTGTAGAGCCACTAGATATCGCTGAGTATTATAGAACAGGAATGCACCGTAAGAAAGGTCATTATATTAGGCATGGAAGAGAGAGGAGGTACCACATTTTTGAAAGGTGGTGGAAAGAGAGACCAATTAAAGAGGAAGAGCAGAAAACTAGAAGCAAGTTTGCAAGTTCCACGCAAGACACATGTTTTTGGGCCAGGGTGGAGGAAGCTAAAGAGTGGCTAGATAATGTGAGAGATGAGTCGGATCCAAGAAATCAGGCTCGACTATGGTCCGACCTTGATAACTTCGCAAGATATGCAAGTGAATTAGTGGAAAGAAAGGAGGTCTCTAAGGATGTAGTAGCAAAGAATTCAAGCTATTGTCTATGGGTGAGAGATTATGAGGAATTGAAATCACAATTTGTAGGTGCACCCCAGTTTCCAAGTATTATGGATAGGGAAGTTGTTTCTTAG
- the LOC110627740 gene encoding amino-acid permease BAT1 homolog — MDSGEKRLNELGYRQELRREMTLFKTLAISFSTMTLFTGITPLYGSSLLYAGPASLVWGWVVVSFFTWFVGIAMAEICSSFPTTGSLYFWAAHLAGPRWGPLASWCCAWLETIGLIAGIGTQAYAGSQTLQSIILLSTGTNKDGGYFAPKWLFLCIYMGLTVIWAVLNTFALEVIAFIDVISIWWQVIGGLVIVIMLPLVALSRKSGSYVFTHFEMAPESTGISSKPYAVVLSFLVSQYSLYGYDAAAHLTEETKGADKNGPISILTSIGIISVFGWAYILALTFSIQDFNYLYDTTNETAGAFVPAQILYDAFHGRYHNSAGAIVLLFVIWGSFFFGGLSITTSAARVVYALSRDQGIPFSSVWRQVHPKHKVPSNAVWLCAAVCILLGLPILKVNVVFTAITSICTIGWVGGYAVPIFARMVMAEKNFKAGPFYLGKARRPICFIAFLWICYTCSVFLLPTYYPISWDNFNYSPVALGIVLSLIMLWWVLDARKWFKGPVRNIEIPNEKV; from the exons ATGGATTCCGGGGAGAAGCGCCTCAATGAGCTGGGTTACAGGCAGGAACTCAGAAGAGAAATG ACTTTGTTCAAGACTCTGGCAATATCATTTTCCACGATGACCCTTTTCACTGGGATTACTCCCCTTTACGGTTCAAGCCTTTTATATGCAGGTCCTGCAAGTCTTGTCTGGGGTTGGGTTGTTGTTTCATTCTTCACCTGGTTTGTGGGTATTGCAATGGCTGAGATCTGTTCCTCTTTCCCA ACCACTGGCTCTCTATACTTCTGGGCAGCCCATTTAGCAGGCCCCAGATGGGGTCCATTGGCATCATGGTGTTGTGCTTGGCTTGAGACTATAGGACTCATTGCTGGTATTGGTACTCAG GCATATGCAGGTTCACAAACACTGCAGAGTATAATCTTACTATCCACAGGCACAAATAAAGATGGTGGATATTTTGCTCCTAAATGGCTCTTCTTGTGCATATACATGGGCCTCACTGTTATATGGGCAGTTCTCAACACATTCGCATTAGAAGTTATTGCTTTCATTGATGTAATCTCTATATGGTGGCAG GTTATTGGTGGTTTGGTGATTGTTATAATGCTCCCCCTAGTGGCACTGAGTAGAAAATCTGGTTCATATGTGTTTACACATTTCGAAATGGCACCCGAGTCAACAGGAATATCAAGCAAACCTTATGCAGTCGTTCTATCTTTTCTTGTAAGTCAGTATTCGCTATATGGATATGATGCAGCAGCTCATCTTACAGAAGAAACAAAAGGTGCAGATAAAAATGGTCCTATATCAATTCTTACCAGCATTGGCATCATTTCAGTATTTGGATGGGCATATATCTTGGCGCTTACTTTTAGCATTCAG GACTTCAACTACCTATATGATACAACCAATGAGACTGCTGGAGCATTTGTGCCAGCTCAAATActatatgatgcatttcatgggaGGTACCATAATTCTGCTGGAGCAATCGTTTTACTGTTTGTCATATGGGGTTCATTCTTCTTCGGTGGGCTTTCAATCACCACCAGTGCAGCCAGAGTG GTGTATGCTCTATCAAGAGATCAAGGAATTCCTTTTTCATCAGTATGGAGACAAGTGCATCCGAAGCACAAAGTTCCCTCAAATGCAGTGTGGCTCTGTGCAGCCGTCTGCATTCTGCTAGGACTACCCATTTTGAAAGTCAATGTAGTCTTCACTGCCATAACTTCCATATGCACGATTGGATGGGTTGGTGGCTATGCAGTTCCAATTTTCGCTAGAATGGTAATGGCTGAGAAGAATTTCAAAGCTGGGCCATTTTATTTGGGCAAAGCAAGAAGGCCAATTTGTTTCATTGCCTTTCTGTGGATTTGTTATACCTGTTCTGTCTTTCTTTTGCCAACTTATTACCCAATTTCTTGGGATAATTTCAACTATTCACCGGTGGCTTTGGGAATTGTTTTGAGTTTGATAATGCTCTGGTGGGTGTTGGATGCGAGAAAATGGTTCAAGGGACCGGTTAGGAATATTGAGATTCCAAATGAAAAGGTTTAA